Below is a genomic region from Mus caroli chromosome 13, CAROLI_EIJ_v1.1, whole genome shotgun sequence.
CCCAAATTAACAAGTATCATTCCTATAACACCCCCCTGAGAAGGTTTTAAGGGGTATCCatggagaattaaaaacaaaacaaaacaaacaaacaataaaaccctcTCCATTTGAGAGTGCTAGATTTTAAGCAACAGAACAAGaaccagaaaaggggagagagagagagagagagagagagagagattagacaATACTTGAACTTTGCTACCTCAAGCATCCAAAAGAAGATTAATTCCACAAATGGGTCAACTTTGGAGGTACAGTTATTACGCCGGGAAGATGGCTTCTCTCTCTACCGTACAAAGAGTTGATTGGCTTTTTCTACATTCTATGACAAGATAGCCACCAGAAGCAACaattagggttactgttgctgtgataaaatgccagaACCAATAGCAACCAGGGGAGAAGTGGGTTTATGTTcattatacttccatatcatagtTCATTATCAAACGAAGACCCAAcagaagcctggaggcaggagctgatgcagatgccagggagggatgctacttaccaACTttttcttcatggcttgctcagtctgctttttaaTTCAACCCCAGGACCATCCGCCCAGGGGAGGCCCCATCCACCATGGCCTGGGCTCTCCCataccaatcactaattaagaacatgctctacaggcttgcctacaggatgatcttaactctctctctcttcagtctaGGACCAAACACCATGGAATAGAACCACATTCATTCAGGTGGGTCTTCCTTCCTGTGTTAAAGTTCTCTGAAAATACCATCATAGACAGACCTAGAGGTGTGCCTTCTGGTGACCCCAAACCCAGGCAAGCTGACAATGAAGAACACAACACAGAACAGTCTGGGAAATACAAAgatataaatgaacaaataagtcAAAGATGAAAATTACTTAGTAGAAGGAAgtttagcaacaacaacaacaaaaaagccataAAAATTAACAACTATGTAGGCTGGCGCGATGTCACCTACCTGTAATAAATGCCTCTCAAAAGATAAAagtaggaggatcatgagttcaaagccagcctgtgttacatagtaatatataaagatatatgtgtatgtatgacaAATTAATAAAGTATGACTTTTCTTCTATTCTACCACTACTTCAGTAGTAATATGCAATAAAGGTTTGTCTAAAATGAGCGATGAATGGCGGGTATTTCTGGCATGAAAATGTCTCTTAGCAAATATGGAAAACATTTCTGCAAAAGTGACCAGGGACCTGGAATTCTTTTGCTGAGCTCTGTTCTGGGAAAATAATGCAGAAGTGGGAAGAGCTCTATGCATTCATGCTTACCAAGATACCCTTGAAAGGATAAGCGCATTgtatagtttaaaatatttctgactattcaaaaacataataaatagtTCACATTCTTGTAGCACTTACTCTGAGCCTGAAAATGACCCAAAGGTTTATGTGATTAAATAATTAATCCCTGTAAAATCCTGTTAGATGGGTAAACTATTCTTGTACCACTTTATAGAGGAGGGAAAGGCGGCAAAGAGAGGTGTAGCAACTAGCCCTGTATGGGTGGGGTAGGAATAACATTGAATCTATTTCTTGGATACTAATCTACATCATATTACCCTCCTTAGAGGAAACACAAGTATGTACAACAAAAACTTAAAACTCACCCATGATTCTAGTGAATCCTAGTGAATGAGCAGCTCGTTTCAttcatttgaaaatgcaaatggagAATCCTGGTGTGCAGCTCAGGTTCACGCGGCATCTTTTTAGCCTAGTGTTGTAACAAGTTTTCAATTCTCTCCCACAACTTTCTCTTGTTCTGATACTATGGTCTGCAGAAGTAGATGGCAATGTAGTTAGCCTCTGTCTCCAGCGCCTTTATCCAGTGACATGTTAAACATCTTTATACGGAGATCTCTTTCTAAACTTAGGTTTGTTAAAAGGTAGACTTTCAGCTCTTCagttctctaaaataaaaagcatatcgATTTTAATAACATGATTCCCTTGTCCAGAGTATGTTCCCAAAGTTGCTATAATGATTTGGTTTTCTTAAGCATGTTCTAGGAAGTCCAAAAAGTAAACTTCATCAGTATCACTTTGGAAAACTTTTTCTAATTAAGTGGGGAGAAAACAGTATGTTGTGACCATTTTGGTTGCAATATTTTGCCCATTAACAGACATGGGCATTTTTCATACATCTAATATTTGATCTTTTGTGTGATTGCTTTTTTACAACATGAAAGCAAGCAGACACCGAAGATTGGCACCGACCTGGCAGCCTGTGATTGGTGTAATCGGACGAGTTGGGAgttggagacagaaggatcagaaattcaaagtcatcctctgctgtGTAGAGAGTTATGATGTCAGCTTGAGCAGCATGAGCGGGCGTCTCAGACACAAAAACAGACCAGTGAGGTAGGGCAGTAGCTAGATGGATGCCTGCTACCAAGCCTCAGAGTTTTGAGTTTGATTCCAAGGACTCACATGGTGCAAAGGGAGAGTCAACTCCCATAAATTGCCCTCTGTCCTTTACAATGTCTCCATGGTaggtaaacacatacacacacatacatgcatgcatgcattcacccacacacgtatgcatgtacacgcaataaataaatagatagataaataaatagtagtaaaaaatttaaataaacaaaacaggccatttgttattgcttttattgctgttttggagactgaactcaggcccttatAAATCATAGGTAAACATTTACCGCTGAGCTCTAACCACGGCCAGCAAATCAATTCTATAAGCTCTTTATACAGCACAACTATCCTACTCAGCCCTTCGCTACATGTGTTTTTAAACCTTTTGCTTACTTTAACCAttgtttataaatacaaaatttccAAAGGATACCAATGGTAATAATTAACAAATAAGTAGATTATACTTCATTAATCTCATAGAATATCACAAAAGTGTTCCTCAGAATTTGTCAATGATTtgggaaatgtttattttgtatgcagTGGGAAAGGTATAAAAAACTGGACGTTAATGTGTCAAGGTAAAAACTATATGCAtggcaaagactgaagaaaatggtCTCAACAATATAAATTTTTAGTATCAGACTTTTCattgattgctttttaaattattccttttGGGGAGAATTATAGTAAGGAGCTAGTaagtattttcaaatttattattattattattattacactcACTTAGTGGAGTGGCAGGCTCATGttcatggaaggcagaggacagcttgcatGAAGTTCTCTCTtgttccaccatgtgggttctggtgaTAGAACTCGGGTAAAGAGGATTGGCATCAAAGGTCCTTTCCCCTTGACCCATCTCTCTGGCTCAATGATTCTAAAGTTCAAAAAAATCACTGATGTTTCTTTTtatcagaaaagaaggaaggaaattgaTGAAAGGAGAGCAATAAGGAAAATATGCTCTCACACATCCGAAAAAGAGAAAGCTAACCAGCCACACAGCAACATTCCTAACTGTGAATGCCAAGACAAATCCTCAACTGCACTTCTTGCTCTAGCAAACACAGGGCATCCACAATGCAGTAGTGAAGAGTACAAAATGGTCTGTCTCCTCCAGCTCTGTTACGCCTCACCAGAAGTAGCTTCAATCCATTATTCTCACAGGCCAGAGGAACTGACATGATCTTTTCTATAGGTCACAGTACTGTGACCAAGAATAGCTGAGAGTCTCAACTTGCAGAGAGCAAACTTTTATTCTGGTTCATTGAGTTGGAGGATTTAGTCCATATTGTTCatctctgtgaccttgggcatgtAGCAGGCCAGCAGGTCATGGTGGGAGCATGTGACATAGGAGGCCTACATGGTCTCATGAAGACcaagaagcaaagacaggaaggaaacagGCTCACAAAAATTTCCCTCAAGGGTATGTTCTCAATGCCCTGCCTCCCACTAAAGTCCACCTCTTGAAGATTCCATGACTTTCCAACAGTAGCATAGCCTGGAAACCAAGTCTCTAATATATGTGCCTTTGGAAGATATACATACCCAAGCTACTGCATTCCCCCACTTCCAGCTGTTTATAACTCAGCTGCCCCCGGAGAGAAGCTCAAAGCAGGCTGCTTAGTTGACTGTGTAAGACCAGCCACTTTAAACCCGTTCGAGTCGGCCATCCAATTTTCTTTTCACCAgatttgttcttccttctcaggATATTATTGCCCCTTTGTGACAGAAGTACCATAGCCCTTTATAGATATGGCTGCAATCAACCTTTCTTAAATTGATTGTTGAACCTAAAGCATTTCTCCCAAACTCATGATGTTCCttaagggagagaaaggggatgaAGGACAGAATTTCAGTCCTTACCATCCTGGGTGGAGTACTGGTTCTTAGCCCTGAGTATGGGACTCACCTAAACAACATTCTGGTTCACTCAGCCGCCAATGCCTTTAAAAGCATAGGTGTGCAGCCATAGCAGGAATTCTTCTAGTACACTGACTAACCAGAAGACAATGAATAGAGGGGTTTTGACTCAGACCCAGGCCCTCTTTGAAGCTGCTTTATCTATAATTAAATAGTCAGTATTAGCATCCTCCCCATCAACTTGCATCTCCACGCCTTCCTTGTCACCAAGGTAGAATTAAAACATACCACCCTATGTCCCCTCACTAACACAGGGTAAGAGGCTGATAGACTAAATAATATCTCAGAGGCTGTGGCCACAAGCCACAGCCTTAGCATCCCTGCTATTAATAGAAACTGTTTACACCGGAGTGAAAGAGATTTTTAATCGACTCAGTGTATGTGCAGAATAGTGTTAAATCAGTGGAAGATTGAGAAAATATTAGAGGGAATTTGTAGCTACTCTCTTAATTAATTCGTAGTGGGTCTTTAATAGGGCAACAAATGAGAACATCTTTGACTACCTGTTAAGccaatcaaaaaaatgggaacgaggaaaaaaaatcacaatctcAGAGATGATTACTAAATGTGACATTTCACAGTGAAAATTCTATCAGAGataaacccaaacaaaaaccCTATCTTAACAAAGCGTATGGCCTCCTGTTAAAAACACTattagacaaaaagaaaaaaaaaagtatgatgaTTCCCACATATGAGAGGTTTATCAGCTAATGAGTAGATACAACAGCTTCCTTGATTTAAAGTTGAATGGATAGTGTATTTTATTGCTAATTTATGAGTTGAAAGTTGGGGTTGGGGCGGGGATCAGCAAGAGAATAAAACCTactcaaacagaaaacagaatgaaGAAGTTAGTGACTTAGATACATATTTGTGCAGGAAAATGTCTCAGATCCTAGGGCATGATAAAATGCCTGTTGAAAGAAACATAAAAGGCAGATGATGGGAAATTAAATAAACCCAAATTACGGAATgcgttccccaccccccaccccccagtattGGTATTGCCATTGGGTTGTGGTTACAATGAGAGATAAAGACGTGCAGTAGAAAAGAGGTAGGGTGGGGCTTAATCTTGCTGGAAATGATCCTGTAAACAGGCagagacttttattttaaatggctGCCCTGCCTTCCATGCATTTGTATCCTGTTAACATGAAAGACCAGATATGCAAAAACAAGGAAACCAGAAAATGTAATTAGATTGGTAACTGCAGTTAGGGGTGGATGGGCAGGGAAAGACTATGGGTGTGGGGCGGGGAGgaagatgttttattttctgttcacaAATCTGTAGTTAAGAGACAGGTTCAGAGATAATTCTGCAGCTGGAGACAAATTCCTCAGGTTCTCGGAGCACAGAATGAACTTGGGGAGGTGCCAGGCTCTCTCCACAGTCAGTGATTAGGAAATTAGACTAGATGACAGATCTGGAAGACCCCACTGAAAGGCTGGCTGGAACACTGAGTTGCAAAAGGACACcaataggaaaaataataatagtacaGCCATGGGAAATGAGTCTTTGTTGTGGTCCCAACAGGCCCAGGAGCCCACATACCCAAAACCATCCCCACCTCCGACCAGGAGAACAAACATGGGAATTAAGTCGGGAGGCCAAGTTCACCTTCAGCTTGGGTCTTCCTCCAGCTGTTTGGACAAGTTTATGGCGTGTTGTTGTGTCTGTTAAATATAATTGAGAACGGCTTGCTCTAGGGGAAACGAAGGATTTGATTAACAGGGAgtgtttcttctccctttcttctctcttgtttatacaggttttttattttttatttttttttaactgttcttTAAATCATGTCATGTTCTGGGGCAATTTCCACTTTCTGTTAGGAACAACCAAATGCTACAGGCATATAGGTACTtatttatgggtgtgtgtgtgtgtgtgtgtgtgtgtgtgtgtatgtgtgtgtgttctatgatAGAATAAAGAAGGCATGGAGAGGGCAATGCACCCAAATGTATCTTATTTTAGTACACTAACCCTAATAAAACTCATAAAACCAAAACTGGATTGGGCTACGAAGAACTCTGAAGAAAGGCCAAGTAGCTTGTTCCCCAGGCTCCCCCTGACATCGCTATGAGGCagctctaatttcttttttttttttttcagtctcgcACTTTATTGTCGTTGTCATCTCAGGCCTTGACTGCATACTTGCGCAGAGGATACAGCCNNNNNNNNNNNNNNNNNNNNNNNNNNNNNNNNNNNNNNNNNNNNNNNNNNNNNNNNNNNNNNNNNNNNNNNNNNNNNNNNNNNNNNNNNNNNNNNNNNNNNNNNNNNTTCTTTTTGAGTCTGGTTAATAACAGTGAGGACTCGGGCGATAGATTTGCGAACGACTCGTATCTTGGAGAGCTTGGACGCGGCGCCGCCTGTCACTTTGGCGACCCGAAGCTGGGACAATTCCACCTTCAGATCATCCAGTTGTTTCAAcagctcctccttcttcttgccGCGCAGGTCCCGAGCCTTAATCTTGGCCATTTCGGCGTTGTTCACGGCTGAAGCAGCCTGGTTCGAGACAGCTCTAATTTCTTTATTGGTACATACATCCTTCCATtcctctctgtggcttctgttgTATCACAATCACACACCACTATGAATGCCACGGAGGGTAGACTGGGAGAGAGCAGGTGTGACGTCAGCCATCCACCTTTTACAAACCAGGAGTTCCAAAAAGAGCGCAGGACTTACGAGTAAATGAGTTGAGAAAGTCTCAACCAGGGAGGGCAAATACCATGAGGATTAATACAATGAGGATCCAGTCacactcaaggaaggaaggaagacaggcaggaCAATGCTGCTCTCCCTTGAGAACAAACGGCCCTGGCTGCCAGCaaaccattaaataaatgaataaataaataaataatatttttaaagatcaaataAATCGAACTCATAGCTCCAGTGGCAATTTGTTAGCATGtgaaacttataaaaaaaaagggggggcatgATCATCAATTTGGCTGGAACTTAGAGGGAGCTTCTACTTAGTGAAATCCCAAAGAGcatgtgagggtttttttgtccttgttttggggtttttgtttgtttgtttggttggttggttggttttttgctCAGTGCATAAGTAACTTACTTATCGGATAGACTGAAGAAAATCAAACATTTTCAATACATTCactgggcttgtgtgtgtgtgtgtgtgtgtgtgtgtgtgtatgtgtgtgtgcagcaggTTCTCACTTGCCTTTGCAACATCCAGAGCATTTCTGTAACCCTCTGTTTTGGCAATTTATCTACCCTCACCTACAATGTATCTCACCCTTCCTCCTCATCAGCATTCTATACTTTAGAGTGAAGCTcatctttttctaattttcttctatGTCCAGAGAAGACTCTCAGAATTCCAGAGGCTCAGGACTGTAGGTCTTACCAGGTCGTGAGACCCACACTGGCTTTCTTCCATTGATATGGATTATTTGGTTGGTTAGTCTCcgtccatccccacccccaaactccaTGCCCTGCCCAGCCCCCAGTGGAAGCCTGTTCTCTCTGAACATTTACTGGCTGCCTCACATGTTCCAGTGACCCTGCAGTAAGAATCTGCTGTCAGGATGCTCCTGACCACAGAAGGGGAAAGATACTGGGGTCAATAAATAGATTCACACTATGAAtacctctttctgtgtgtctgggaCACTTGTCTCTGAGGGCAGTGGGAGCTTTCTTCTCTGGCTCCTACTAAGTTTATTGTACAtgcttcaggatttttttttaaaggacttgcTCCAAGTCAATGAATGTGCCAATAGGAGATTAAGGCTAGAAATTATCTAGATGATCTTTGAATTTCTTTAGTCTTCCAGGAAAAAGATTTGGGGCCAGAGTAACTTCTCCACAGACTATCTctagaagccaaaa
It encodes:
- the LOC110308502 gene encoding 60S ribosomal protein L35, encoding MAKIKARDLRGKKKEELLKQLDDLKVELSQLRVAKVTGGAASKLSKIRVVRKSIARVLTVINQTQKE